The following proteins come from a genomic window of Pelagicoccus albus:
- a CDS encoding GtrA family protein produces the protein MDQTRKTLAQASRFLLVSGVSLAIDYGVYSLLSQYSGLSSSWAKRVSFACIFIWGYFAHKHFTFQNRGFNASEPIRFTLLYLTGWALNSVVHDVSASQPGASDPAFLAATFVWAIWNFAGQKLFVFRHRREDESQTERES, from the coding sequence ATGGACCAAACTCGTAAAACACTAGCCCAGGCCAGCCGCTTCCTCCTCGTGAGTGGAGTTTCACTCGCGATTGACTACGGAGTCTACTCTTTGCTGAGCCAATACAGCGGCCTTAGTAGCTCCTGGGCTAAGCGAGTCAGTTTCGCCTGCATTTTCATCTGGGGATACTTCGCTCACAAGCATTTCACTTTCCAAAACCGAGGCTTCAATGCAAGCGAACCCATCCGCTTCACCCTTCTCTACCTGACAGGCTGGGCGCTCAACAGCGTGGTCCATGACGTTTCGGCCTCTCAGCCAGGCGCCTCCGATCCCGCATTCCTTGCAGCCACGTTCGTTTGGGCCATTTGGAATTTCGCCGGGCAAAAGCTGTTTGTCTTCCGTCATCGCCGTGAAGACGAAAGTCAGACGGAAAGAGAGTCCTGA
- a CDS encoding DEAD/DEAH box helicase: MKTFKELGVAADLIKGIEEKGIYEPTEVQERAIPYLLQTKGDFVCQAQTGTGKTAAFGLPLLQNIDPKKKEVQALILSPTRELAKQIAKQLFHYTKYTAKIFTEAVAGGEKIEGQIAALSRPTHIVVATPGRLIDLLKANAVDLSKIDTLILDEADEMLSLGFQDDLTKILGFTRGANRTWLFSATMPKGVKQMVERYLSPDAERMTIDRKNPVNPNIEHWYTVCTIEEKPDEIARFIKAQKGRRGVVFCRSKAGAQNLSKELEERGFEVATLQGDLSQKERDKVMRGFRKERSEILVSTDVSARGIDVEGLAFVVHHQLPDQIEYYTHRSGRTARAGRKGVSMSFITKGDFKRIKEIEEELHIKFRQIRQD, encoded by the coding sequence ATGAAGACATTTAAGGAATTAGGAGTAGCTGCGGACCTGATAAAAGGGATCGAAGAAAAGGGAATCTACGAGCCGACGGAAGTGCAGGAACGGGCCATTCCCTACCTCCTGCAAACCAAGGGGGACTTCGTTTGCCAGGCCCAGACAGGTACCGGCAAGACGGCTGCATTCGGTTTGCCCTTGCTGCAAAATATCGACCCCAAAAAGAAGGAGGTGCAGGCTCTCATCCTCAGTCCGACCCGCGAGTTGGCCAAGCAGATCGCCAAGCAACTTTTTCACTACACCAAATATACCGCCAAGATTTTCACAGAGGCCGTGGCAGGTGGGGAAAAGATCGAAGGGCAGATCGCCGCGCTTTCGCGTCCCACTCACATTGTGGTGGCCACTCCCGGCCGCTTGATCGATTTGCTCAAGGCGAATGCGGTCGACCTTTCCAAGATCGATACGCTCATCCTCGATGAAGCGGACGAGATGCTAAGCCTCGGCTTTCAGGACGACCTGACCAAGATCCTTGGTTTTACCCGGGGAGCGAACCGTACTTGGCTTTTCTCCGCCACCATGCCGAAAGGCGTAAAGCAGATGGTGGAGCGTTACCTTTCTCCTGACGCGGAACGTATGACCATCGACCGCAAGAATCCGGTCAACCCGAACATCGAGCACTGGTACACGGTTTGCACTATCGAGGAAAAGCCGGACGAAATTGCCCGCTTCATCAAAGCCCAAAAGGGACGCCGCGGCGTGGTATTCTGTCGCTCCAAAGCGGGGGCGCAGAATCTATCGAAGGAGCTGGAAGAACGCGGCTTCGAAGTGGCCACCCTGCAGGGCGATCTCTCGCAAAAGGAGCGAGACAAAGTGATGCGCGGCTTCCGCAAGGAACGCTCCGAGATTCTTGTGTCCACCGACGTTTCTGCTCGCGGGATCGATGTGGAAGGACTCGCCTTCGTAGTGCATCACCAACTACCGGATCAAATCGAGTACTACACGCATCGCAGCGGCAGAACTGCTCGAGCTGGCCGGAAGGGAGTTTCCATGAGCTTCATTACCAAGGGTGACTTCAAGCGGATCAAAGAGATCGAGGAGGAGCTACACATCAAGTTCCGCCAGATCAGGCAGGACTAG
- a CDS encoding VOC family protein, whose amino-acid sequence MIKRLAHVCFFSDQPLELVAFYQKAFGFPIAFEMNSDEGSPIGWYLDCGDDTFIEIFDQSGAVKKWGGEVVAMKQGGPTFYRHFCLEVTDLEALRASLLEKDISATDIIMGIDNSYQCWIKDPDGNDVELMQYTENSLQFSRR is encoded by the coding sequence ATGATCAAACGACTTGCCCATGTCTGCTTCTTTTCCGACCAGCCGCTAGAGTTGGTTGCCTTTTACCAAAAAGCCTTCGGTTTCCCGATCGCCTTCGAAATGAACTCCGACGAAGGCTCGCCGATTGGCTGGTACTTGGACTGCGGAGATGATACCTTTATAGAAATCTTCGACCAAAGTGGAGCGGTCAAAAAATGGGGAGGCGAGGTCGTGGCTATGAAGCAAGGCGGACCGACCTTTTATCGTCATTTTTGCCTCGAGGTGACTGATCTCGAAGCCTTGCGTGCGAGCCTACTGGAAAAGGACATTTCGGCCACCGATATTATTATGGGCATCGACAACTCCTATCAGTGCTGGATCAAAGATCCGGACGGAAATGATGTGGAACTGATGCAGTACACGGAGAATAGCCTGCAATTTTCCCGCCGCTAA
- a CDS encoding pectinesterase family protein has translation MDTSPLIPFRLSALIIALLAILPSAFAEYKTEYTVASDGSGDFFRIQDAIDDCKSFPDLPITIRIKEGRYREKVTVPAWNTKLSLVGEGEVVIAYNSNFKAVDRGRNSTFFTATLEVLANDFTARNITVANTSGPVGQAIALRVEGDRCAFYECKLLGNQDTVYLAGEGNRQYFEKCHIEGTVDYIFGEATAFFEDCVLLCKSGSYITAASTPQSSAYGFVFNRCTVERAEGVGEVYLGRPWRKFARTVFIDCDYGDGINSEGWKNWGWEKPEQTVFYAEYIAKGSKKVAKQRVEWSHQLSKSDLSDYSKESVLAGWEF, from the coding sequence ATGGATACCTCGCCCCTAATACCATTTCGCCTCTCCGCGTTAATCATCGCCCTTTTGGCGATCCTGCCGTCGGCATTTGCTGAATACAAAACGGAATACACCGTAGCCAGCGATGGCAGCGGCGATTTCTTTCGCATCCAGGACGCCATCGACGACTGCAAGTCATTCCCTGACTTGCCTATCACAATCCGGATCAAAGAAGGGCGTTATCGCGAGAAGGTTACTGTGCCAGCTTGGAATACCAAGTTGAGTTTGGTTGGGGAAGGCGAGGTCGTGATCGCTTACAACTCGAATTTCAAGGCGGTCGACCGTGGGCGTAACAGTACCTTTTTCACCGCGACTCTAGAAGTTTTGGCCAATGACTTTACGGCTCGAAACATCACGGTGGCGAACACCTCTGGTCCTGTTGGTCAGGCCATCGCTCTGCGAGTGGAAGGTGATCGCTGCGCCTTCTACGAATGCAAGCTGCTGGGCAATCAGGACACGGTTTACTTGGCGGGTGAGGGAAACCGGCAGTACTTCGAAAAGTGCCATATCGAGGGAACCGTCGATTATATCTTCGGGGAAGCGACTGCGTTTTTCGAGGATTGTGTCCTGCTGTGCAAATCGGGCTCCTACATTACGGCGGCTTCGACACCACAGTCTAGCGCTTACGGATTCGTTTTTAACCGCTGCACGGTGGAGCGAGCAGAGGGAGTGGGTGAAGTCTATCTCGGTCGCCCGTGGCGTAAGTTTGCCCGTACCGTATTCATCGACTGTGATTATGGGGACGGTATCAACTCGGAGGGCTGGAAGAACTGGGGCTGGGAAAAGCCTGAGCAGACTGTATTCTATGCTGAATACATCGCTAAAGGCTCCAAGAAAGTGGCCAAGCAGCGTGTGGAATGGAGCCACCAGCTCAGCAAATCCGATTTGAGCGATTACTCGAAGGAGTCGGTCCTGGCTGGCTGGGAATTCTAA
- a CDS encoding endo-1,4-beta-xylanase, translating into MRLIPSLSLSLLFASSLSFAEPAASLKDTFASTFQMGTALDHTFLENLENPAFDIVETHFQILTATNAMKWEPTQPENGKFDFTQADTLVRYAKEGGFEMVGHTLFWHSQAPDWIFEDENGEEVDRETLLERMRDRARMMAARYGDFVKIWDVVNESIENDGSWRESKFHKIIGDDFTEQGFRIAMEELPADAKLLYNDYGMTNAGRRDAVVRMVKDFQAKGVRIDGIGMQGHWGMDYPSTEDLEASLDAFASTGLPIHITELDVDFLGKDNLAGANIGRKKLVANSQNNLYPSGVLPAEEEERFAERYGEIFEILVRNAEKIDRVTFWGVTDKDSWLNNFPVRGRTNFSLLFNRANEARPALKAVVETAE; encoded by the coding sequence ATGAGATTAATCCCTTCGCTTTCCTTATCCCTCTTATTCGCGTCCAGCCTCAGCTTCGCCGAGCCCGCAGCATCGCTGAAAGACACATTCGCCAGTACTTTCCAAATGGGGACTGCCTTGGACCATACTTTCTTGGAAAATTTGGAAAATCCGGCCTTCGACATCGTCGAAACCCATTTCCAGATTCTCACCGCCACCAACGCTATGAAGTGGGAACCGACCCAGCCGGAAAACGGAAAATTCGACTTCACCCAAGCAGACACTCTAGTTCGCTACGCAAAGGAAGGCGGATTTGAAATGGTCGGCCACACGCTCTTTTGGCACAGCCAGGCGCCGGACTGGATTTTTGAAGACGAGAACGGCGAGGAAGTAGACCGAGAAACCTTACTGGAACGCATGCGAGACCGGGCCCGTATGATGGCCGCCCGCTACGGCGACTTCGTAAAGATCTGGGACGTGGTCAACGAATCCATCGAAAACGACGGATCCTGGCGGGAATCGAAATTCCACAAGATCATCGGAGATGACTTTACCGAGCAAGGCTTCCGCATCGCCATGGAAGAGCTGCCTGCAGATGCCAAACTCCTGTACAACGACTATGGGATGACCAACGCCGGACGTCGCGACGCAGTGGTCCGCATGGTGAAGGACTTCCAGGCCAAAGGTGTGCGTATCGACGGGATCGGCATGCAAGGTCATTGGGGTATGGATTACCCGAGTACAGAGGATCTGGAAGCGAGCCTCGACGCCTTTGCATCCACCGGTCTGCCGATCCATATCACTGAACTCGACGTCGACTTCCTAGGAAAGGACAACCTAGCGGGAGCGAATATAGGCCGCAAAAAGCTGGTAGCGAATTCCCAGAACAATCTCTACCCGAGCGGCGTATTGCCCGCAGAGGAAGAAGAACGCTTTGCAGAACGCTACGGAGAGATATTCGAAATCTTGGTACGAAACGCCGAGAAGATCGACCGCGTCACCTTCTGGGGCGTCACGGATAAGGACTCTTGGCTCAACAACTTCCCCGTTCGCGGGCGAACCAATTTTTCATTGCTCTTCAACCGCGCGAACGAAGCGCGCCCCGCGCTGAAGGCAGTTGTCGAGACCGCAGAATAA
- a CDS encoding ABC transporter ATP-binding protein — protein sequence MSYTNVIEARGLLKRYGPQTVLNKVDLTLPPGAIGLLGPNGAGKSTFIKCLLQLEQKDAGSVSLLGADIDQFGRETRRRIGYAPEQDCHIPGMVGCEYVTYCGELSGMPFEAARQRAHEMLDFVGMGQERYRKVDTYSTGMKQRIKIAQALVHDPDLVFLDEPTNGLDPKGQALILELIERIWKESGISVVLSSHLLHDVDRICDRIVIIAQGQIVAHDTLAALKSRRRPEAEVVVADQKERLMNLLAEKGWPARMLNNGNLKVEHGEASLNPLISLMRESGIVPLEIKESPNALNELFLQALETKREVAL from the coding sequence ATGTCTTATACCAACGTCATCGAGGCCCGTGGCTTGCTCAAACGCTACGGACCTCAAACAGTCCTCAATAAAGTGGACCTAACGCTGCCGCCCGGAGCTATTGGCTTGCTCGGCCCGAATGGTGCCGGGAAATCGACCTTTATTAAGTGCCTGTTGCAGCTCGAACAAAAGGACGCCGGTTCGGTTAGTCTGCTGGGTGCGGATATCGATCAGTTCGGTCGCGAAACGCGACGCAGGATTGGCTACGCGCCGGAACAGGATTGCCATATCCCTGGAATGGTTGGCTGCGAATACGTTACCTACTGCGGTGAGTTGAGTGGAATGCCATTTGAAGCAGCCCGGCAGCGTGCCCATGAGATGTTGGACTTCGTCGGTATGGGGCAAGAGCGCTACCGGAAAGTGGATACTTATTCCACCGGTATGAAACAGCGAATAAAGATCGCCCAAGCGTTGGTGCATGATCCGGATCTGGTGTTTTTGGATGAGCCGACCAATGGTCTGGATCCCAAGGGGCAGGCTTTGATTCTGGAGTTGATCGAACGTATTTGGAAGGAGTCTGGCATCAGTGTGGTGCTCTCATCGCACCTCTTGCATGACGTGGATCGAATCTGCGATCGGATCGTAATTATCGCCCAAGGACAAATCGTAGCCCATGATACGCTAGCAGCTTTGAAGAGCCGACGCCGTCCCGAAGCAGAAGTCGTGGTGGCAGACCAGAAAGAGCGGCTTATGAACTTGTTGGCTGAAAAAGGATGGCCTGCTCGGATGCTCAACAATGGTAATCTCAAGGTAGAGCACGGGGAGGCTTCGCTAAATCCTCTAATCTCGCTCATGCGGGAGTCGGGCATCGTTCCATTGGAAATCAAGGAGAGCCCCAATGCCTTGAACGAACTCTTTCTTCAGGCCCTTGAAACAAAGCGGGAGGTGGCACTGTGA
- a CDS encoding ABC transporter permease subunit: MKHAWSAQYRRWEGESVGVWTRRLSIARYGLKLCLGGKVIRIFLILSLAQMLVMSGFFFLFGQLVAPESALLLWLEGMGGKEVTDLFRALTSWALLYPEICVDGVYRVIYYFFSFSCPFLTMVIVALFVHKLISGDLASNAIVIYNSKALTRWDYLIGKFMVVSTILSIIWIFPVVGSWLLSNLLSPDWSFFYHSFPSLVRGLTIGIVAVVSLSCLAMLISSLARKTGAAVTYWILGWISLGMISGAAQFAHPALQYLSPVNALRAVSGGIYRMLDLVVDAQGMLPFFGGLFRKVSDGTDPAELPISNGEIVLPLMALACYCAVSIVIVSRKVRAS, from the coding sequence GTGAAACACGCATGGTCTGCCCAATATCGTCGCTGGGAAGGGGAGAGTGTAGGCGTCTGGACGCGACGGCTCTCTATCGCCCGCTATGGTCTAAAGCTTTGTCTGGGAGGAAAAGTAATCCGGATCTTCTTGATCCTTTCACTAGCCCAGATGCTCGTCATGTCCGGATTCTTCTTTTTGTTCGGCCAATTGGTCGCTCCCGAGAGCGCTTTGCTTCTCTGGCTTGAGGGCATGGGAGGGAAGGAAGTGACCGACCTTTTCAGGGCTCTCACATCTTGGGCTCTTCTGTATCCAGAGATTTGTGTCGATGGGGTGTATCGAGTGATCTACTACTTCTTCAGTTTCAGTTGCCCCTTTTTAACCATGGTCATCGTGGCGCTCTTTGTGCATAAGCTAATCTCGGGAGACCTCGCCAGCAATGCCATCGTAATTTATAATAGTAAGGCTCTGACTCGCTGGGACTATCTGATCGGAAAGTTCATGGTCGTTTCTACTATACTTTCCATAATCTGGATTTTTCCTGTCGTTGGATCGTGGTTGTTGAGTAACTTGCTTTCGCCAGATTGGTCCTTTTTCTATCACTCCTTTCCATCGCTAGTGCGCGGATTGACGATCGGCATTGTGGCGGTCGTTTCGCTAAGCTGTCTTGCCATGCTGATTTCTTCTTTGGCCCGTAAGACAGGAGCGGCAGTGACCTATTGGATTCTTGGGTGGATTTCCTTGGGGATGATTTCTGGAGCGGCCCAATTCGCGCATCCAGCTCTTCAATACCTAAGTCCTGTCAACGCCTTGCGTGCCGTTTCGGGCGGTATCTATCGAATGCTTGATTTGGTAGTGGATGCCCAAGGAATGTTGCCCTTCTTCGGGGGGCTCTTCCGCAAGGTCAGCGACGGGACGGATCCAGCGGAGCTGCCGATTAGCAATGGGGAAATCGTTTTGCCGCTAATGGCTTTGGCCTGCTACTGCGCGGTTTCGATCGTAATTGTGAGCAGAAAGGTGCGTGCATCATGA
- a CDS encoding ABC transporter ATP-binding protein — MNSIIKAEELSCFYGIVLGLNNVSFEVPAGITGLVGPNGAGKSTLIKLVTGQLAPSSGSLTVFGERPRNNKALLSQIGYCPEREQLPKDLRPLDWLRALASVSGTSWKETKSLAEKALRRARLPEIHWKKRIGTYSKGMKQRVKLAQAIMHDPKLVILDEPMNGLDPMGRAEFGDILKELNEAGKSILVSSHILHELEFLCSGFVMLNWGRVLASGNQIDLRKTVVEWSDEISIRCSDASSLAAHLQSKGLLRGFLADGMDLTIWVNEPEAFLANWPDHFSGCDAEVYELRNKNQALSSIFERMTR; from the coding sequence ATGAATTCGATAATCAAAGCGGAAGAGCTGAGCTGCTTCTACGGAATCGTGCTGGGCCTAAACAATGTTAGCTTCGAGGTACCGGCTGGGATAACGGGATTGGTTGGTCCGAACGGAGCTGGAAAAAGTACGCTCATCAAACTCGTTACCGGACAGCTGGCTCCGTCGTCAGGCAGTCTCACCGTTTTTGGCGAACGCCCGAGAAATAACAAAGCCTTGCTCAGCCAGATCGGCTATTGCCCCGAGCGGGAGCAATTGCCAAAGGATCTGCGGCCGTTGGACTGGTTGCGGGCTCTCGCATCTGTTTCAGGTACCTCCTGGAAGGAAACCAAGTCTCTGGCCGAAAAAGCCCTTCGTCGCGCCCGTTTGCCGGAGATTCATTGGAAGAAGCGAATTGGGACCTATTCGAAAGGCATGAAGCAGCGGGTAAAACTTGCCCAAGCCATTATGCATGACCCGAAACTCGTGATCCTCGATGAGCCGATGAACGGCCTAGATCCGATGGGGCGGGCGGAGTTCGGAGATATCCTGAAGGAGCTGAACGAGGCCGGGAAAAGCATTCTGGTATCCAGCCATATCTTACACGAGCTAGAGTTTCTCTGCAGCGGATTTGTAATGCTAAACTGGGGACGCGTGCTCGCTTCCGGGAACCAGATCGATCTGCGTAAGACGGTGGTGGAATGGTCGGATGAGATTTCGATCCGCTGCTCCGACGCATCCAGTCTGGCAGCCCATCTGCAGTCTAAGGGCCTGCTGCGAGGATTTTTGGCGGACGGGATGGACCTAACTATTTGGGTCAACGAGCCAGAGGCCTTCCTCGCCAATTGGCCGGATCATTTTTCCGGCTGCGACGCAGAGGTCTACGAACTGCGAAACAAGAACCAAGCGCTTTCCAGCATATTTGAAAGGATGACTCGATGA
- a CDS encoding ABC transporter permease subunit: MNGSTNAKASFGAIRGLVFIKIRELTTPFALARSGAVFGIALVLLGLLAWGSDDFSERYLGLIRGVFALTFLPIFCLTKGGETLRSEMKDGTIEYLWTRPVGKVELFFGFYLSSLLGCFAIIYPALLGISLVGLIQGAIGVSSLLLLWVTVTAVVASFAAISGAISSFTSKFVVFGIFYYSFVELGLGAIPNGVQRLAISYHAEQLLYGLDGSSFLDGTALGYILATGALGLAVGASLFAKSKYVVGGEKES, encoded by the coding sequence ATGAACGGCAGCACGAATGCAAAAGCGAGCTTCGGGGCCATTCGCGGATTGGTCTTCATCAAAATACGCGAATTGACCACGCCTTTCGCCCTAGCGCGAAGCGGAGCGGTCTTTGGCATCGCTTTGGTACTCCTTGGACTGTTGGCCTGGGGCAGCGACGATTTCTCGGAGCGGTACTTGGGGCTAATTCGAGGTGTCTTCGCCTTAACCTTCCTGCCCATCTTTTGCCTGACTAAAGGAGGCGAAACGCTGCGAAGCGAAATGAAGGACGGGACAATCGAATACCTTTGGACGCGTCCAGTCGGCAAAGTGGAGCTCTTTTTCGGTTTTTATCTGAGCTCTCTTCTCGGGTGTTTTGCGATCATCTATCCAGCTCTGCTAGGGATTAGTTTGGTCGGCCTGATCCAAGGGGCGATCGGGGTATCAAGCTTGTTGCTGCTTTGGGTAACAGTGACGGCGGTAGTTGCCAGTTTTGCGGCGATTTCAGGGGCGATAAGCTCCTTCACCTCAAAGTTCGTGGTCTTTGGCATCTTTTACTATTCCTTTGTGGAACTGGGCCTCGGAGCCATCCCGAATGGGGTGCAACGCTTGGCGATTTCCTACCATGCGGAGCAATTGCTCTACGGTTTGGATGGCAGTTCCTTTCTCGATGGAACCGCGCTCGGCTACATTCTGGCCACGGGAGCTCTGGGGCTCGCAGTGGGGGCGAGTTTGTTCGCCAAATCCAAGTATGTGGTGGGCGGAGAAAAAGAATCCTAA
- a CDS encoding RNA polymerase sigma factor — protein sequence MNTLAASNGIDRAGFARLVEQHQDKLRNFLYRYTRNTQDAEDLTQDTFVKAYRNIHRYDSKYSFSTWLYTIARRTAYNHFRDKKPTEALEYDIAAGADTPDVEAAQEDEKDWVWEAAKKLKPDFREALTLKYVDDLSIEEISRVMGKTQTNVKIILFRARNQLKKLQTIENPRKA from the coding sequence ATGAACACTCTTGCAGCGAGCAACGGGATCGATCGTGCGGGCTTTGCCAGGTTGGTGGAGCAACATCAGGACAAACTGCGCAACTTCCTGTATCGCTATACGCGAAATACGCAGGATGCAGAGGACTTGACGCAAGACACTTTCGTGAAGGCGTACCGGAACATTCATCGGTACGACAGCAAGTATAGCTTTTCGACTTGGCTCTACACCATAGCCCGTCGCACTGCCTACAACCACTTTCGCGACAAGAAGCCAACCGAGGCCTTGGAGTACGATATCGCCGCCGGAGCGGATACCCCCGATGTGGAGGCCGCTCAGGAGGACGAAAAGGATTGGGTCTGGGAAGCTGCTAAAAAGCTGAAACCCGATTTCCGTGAAGCCTTAACCCTAAAGTACGTGGACGATCTTTCGATCGAGGAAATCTCACGAGTTATGGGCAAGACCCAGACCAACGTGAAGATCATCCTCTTCCGCGCTCGCAACCAGCTCAAGAAGTTGCAAACCATTGAAAACCCGAGGAAAGCATAG
- a CDS encoding AraC family transcriptional regulator: protein MKSDQSTGVVAEGANYFDNPDHPLTVRRIKAGADSEITHEHDLTEVRHTHDFCELSIITHGGAMHWLEGAEFPVTTGDVFVLQGQQSHYYYDLQNLEMTNIMFEPELLNLPENRLRKIPGYRALFLLEPLFRKQHRFTSHLHLNRQRLAHAERISIELDTETKHKREGYEAAMFGKFVELVVYLSRLYQESDSTNAEALLRVAKVIGCIEDDFAKAWKIEDFAAMAHMSRANFMRVFRTATGETPINYLLQLRIQKSMSLLVSTKRPVSDIAFEVGFNDSNYYTRQFKASQGMSPLAYRRSHLSLA from the coding sequence ATGAAATCCGATCAAAGCACTGGCGTCGTGGCGGAAGGAGCCAACTATTTCGACAACCCGGACCATCCGCTCACCGTGCGTCGTATCAAGGCGGGAGCAGACAGCGAGATCACTCATGAGCACGATTTGACGGAGGTTCGCCACACCCACGATTTCTGCGAATTGTCGATCATCACCCATGGAGGCGCCATGCATTGGCTAGAGGGAGCTGAGTTCCCCGTGACCACCGGAGATGTTTTCGTACTGCAGGGGCAGCAAAGTCATTACTACTACGACCTCCAGAATCTGGAGATGACCAACATCATGTTCGAGCCGGAGCTGCTCAACCTCCCAGAAAACCGCCTACGAAAGATCCCCGGATATAGAGCCCTCTTCTTGCTAGAGCCGCTCTTTCGCAAGCAACACCGCTTCACCAGTCACTTGCACCTCAACCGGCAACGGCTAGCCCATGCGGAACGCATCTCCATTGAATTGGATACGGAGACGAAACATAAGCGCGAAGGCTACGAAGCAGCAATGTTTGGCAAATTCGTGGAGCTCGTGGTTTACTTGTCTCGGCTCTATCAGGAGAGCGATTCGACCAATGCGGAAGCCCTTCTGCGAGTCGCCAAAGTGATTGGCTGTATCGAGGACGATTTTGCCAAAGCTTGGAAGATCGAGGACTTCGCCGCCATGGCTCACATGTCGCGGGCTAATTTCATGCGAGTCTTCCGAACCGCAACAGGCGAAACGCCTATCAACTACTTGCTGCAGCTGCGTATCCAGAAATCGATGTCATTGCTGGTCAGCACTAAGCGACCCGTTTCGGATATCGCGTTCGAAGTCGGTTTCAACGACAGCAACTACTACACGCGACAGTTCAAAGCGTCCCAAGGAATGAGCCCGCTCGCTTATCGGCGCTCCCATCTTAGCTTGGCATAG
- a CDS encoding xylulokinase, with the protein MAYLIGIDVGSSSVKASVLDAETGVCAGTAFAPKEEQRINSPQAGFAEQDPQMWYDNARIAVREAMTAARISGDAIKGIGISYQMHGLVCVDKDQKVLRPSIIWCDSRAVSYGQAAFDAIGSEKCLSHLLNSPGNFTAMKLAWIKENEPELFAKIHKIMLPGDWLAMKLTGEAQTTPSGLSEGIFWDFKQDQVCDFLLEHAGFSSDLISDVVPTFSVQATLTKAAADDFGLSAGTPVSYRAGDQPNNALSLNVLNPGEIAATAGTSGVVYGVTDQVRYDPQSRVNTFAHVNHTPDAARLGILLCINGTGCFNSWVKRTLGISSYEEMNALAESAPVGAEGLSALPFGNGAERVLCNKNLGASFSGLDFNRHTSAHICRALQEGIVFSFQYGIEIMKPLGLEISKIRAGKANMFLSELFCKTLSSISGAGIDLYETDGSLGAARGAGYGAGVYKSLPEAFASLKQVKSIAPETGPYAEAYAAWKTALEQKLS; encoded by the coding sequence ATGGCATATTTAATTGGTATTGATGTTGGAAGCTCCTCCGTGAAGGCATCCGTTTTGGATGCAGAGACTGGCGTTTGTGCCGGAACCGCTTTCGCCCCGAAAGAAGAGCAGCGTATTAATTCTCCTCAAGCGGGATTCGCCGAGCAGGATCCGCAGATGTGGTACGACAACGCCCGCATCGCCGTACGCGAGGCGATGACTGCCGCCCGCATCAGCGGAGACGCGATTAAAGGGATTGGGATCTCGTATCAGATGCATGGCCTTGTTTGCGTGGACAAGGACCAGAAGGTTCTTCGTCCCTCCATCATCTGGTGCGATAGCCGTGCGGTCAGCTACGGTCAGGCAGCGTTTGACGCCATCGGCAGCGAGAAGTGCTTAAGCCACCTGTTGAATTCGCCGGGCAACTTCACGGCTATGAAATTGGCATGGATCAAGGAAAACGAGCCGGAACTTTTCGCCAAAATCCACAAGATCATGCTGCCTGGAGATTGGCTAGCCATGAAGCTGACCGGCGAAGCCCAGACCACTCCCTCCGGACTTTCAGAAGGAATCTTCTGGGACTTCAAACAGGATCAGGTTTGCGATTTCCTATTGGAGCACGCTGGCTTTTCGTCGGACTTGATTTCCGATGTGGTACCCACCTTTTCGGTACAGGCGACTTTGACCAAAGCGGCGGCTGACGATTTTGGCCTATCCGCAGGAACACCCGTTTCTTACCGGGCAGGTGACCAGCCCAACAACGCCCTATCGCTAAACGTGCTCAATCCGGGTGAGATCGCGGCAACCGCTGGTACTTCAGGTGTTGTTTACGGCGTGACCGACCAAGTTCGCTACGATCCTCAGTCGCGTGTAAATACTTTCGCCCACGTCAACCACACGCCCGATGCGGCTCGCTTGGGTATCTTGCTTTGCATCAACGGAACCGGTTGCTTCAACTCGTGGGTGAAGCGTACGCTCGGTATCTCCAGCTATGAGGAGATGAACGCATTGGCCGAATCGGCTCCGGTCGGAGCGGAAGGCTTATCAGCTCTACCATTTGGAAACGGGGCAGAGCGTGTGCTCTGCAACAAAAACCTGGGAGCGTCTTTTTCCGGTCTAGACTTCAATCGCCATACGTCTGCCCACATTTGCCGAGCTTTGCAGGAAGGTATTGTATTTTCTTTCCAATACGGAATTGAAATTATGAAACCCCTTGGTCTGGAAATTTCTAAAATCCGTGCCGGCAAGGCGAACATGTTCCTCAGCGAGCTTTTCTGCAAAACGCTTTCCAGCATCAGTGGAGCGGGTATCGATCTTTACGAGACAGATGGTTCGTTGGGCGCTGCTCGCGGAGCTGGTTATGGAGCGGGAGTCTACAAGTCGCTTCCAGAAGCCTTCGCCTCGCTCAAGCAGGTTAAGTCCATCGCTCCCGAAACCGGCCCATACGCAGAAGCCTATGCGGCATGGAAAACAGCCCTAGAGCAAAAACTCTCATAA